In one window of Gossypium arboreum isolate Shixiya-1 chromosome 4, ASM2569848v2, whole genome shotgun sequence DNA:
- the LOC108460584 gene encoding potassium transporter 7-like has product MAEEVISGSGSSGREGEINIRVGLTSRDSLDSRWVFPGEDDFEIEDNGDGDDDLPHRAAVDSEDEDNQEHRLIRTEPRVDSFDVEALEVHGAHRSDYEDLGIARRIIHAFQTLGVVFGDVGTSPLYTFSVMFSKAPIKGDEDVIGALSLVLYTLLLVPLVKYVLIVLWANNDGEGGTFALYSLICRHAKVSLLPNQLPSDTRISNFILKLPSPELERSLKIKERLEASLTLKKLLLVLVLAGTSMVIADGVVTPAMSVMSAVGGLKVGVAAIEQDEVVMISVTFLVILFSVQKFGTSQVGLAVGPALFIWFCSLAGIGIYNLIKYDASVLRAFNPVHIYLYFKRNSVNAWYALGGCLLCATGSEAMFADLCYFSVRSIQLTFVFLVLPCLLLGYLGQAAYLTGNLNGAEKHPFFLSIPSGIFWPVLLIANIAALIASRAMTTATFSCIKQSSNLGCFPRLKIIHTSKRFMGQIYIPVINWFLLVGCLVLVCSMSSINEIGNAYGIAELGVMMMTTILVTIVMLLIWQLNIIIVLSFVVFFLGLELTFFSSVLWSVTDGSWVILVFAVIMFVIMYIWNHGSKLKYETEVERKLPMDLMREIGCNLGTIRAPGIGLLYNELAKGVPAIFGHFITTLPAIHSMIIFVCIKYVPVPVVPQNERFFFRRICPKSYHLFRCIARYGYKDVRKENHQAFEQLLIESLEKFIRREAQQRQLESDGDEDADSEEDTSFSRVLVDPNGSVYSLGVPLLAEFRGSSNSISEASISEEVNPSSPASPLISDAEHSLERELSFIRQAKESGVVYLLGHGDIRARKDSWFIKKLVINYFYAFLRKNCRRGIANLSVPHSHLIQVGMTYMV; this is encoded by the exons ATGGCGGAGGAGGTCATCTCTGGTAGCGGATCTTCGGGAAGAGAAGGAGAGATCAATATAAGAGTAGGATTAACCTCGAGGGATTCGTTAGATTCTCGGTGGGTGTTCCCAGGCGAAGACGACTTTGAGATCGAAGACAATGGCGACGGCGACGATGATTTACCGCATCGAGCTGCGGTGGACTCCGAAGACGAGGATAATCAGGAACACCGTTTGATCCGCACTGAACCACGCGTGGATTCCTTTGACGTCGAAGCACTCGAAGTCCATGGCGCACATAGAAGTGACTACGAG GATTTAGGTATAGCAAGGAGAATAATACATGCCTTTCAGACCCTCGGAGTTGTATTTGGTGATGTGGGAACAAGTCCATTATATACATTCAGTGTGATGTTTAGCAAGGCACCTATCAAGGGAGACGAAGATGTTATTGGAGCACTATCACTAGTTCTATACACCTTACTCTTGGTCCCCCTTGTGAAATATGTCCTTATTGTACTTTGGGCAAACAATGACGGTGAGG GTGGTACTTTTGCATTGTACTCATTGATTTGCCGGCATGCTAAGGTCAGTCTTCTCCCAAATCAGCTCCCATCAGATACCCGGATATCTAACTTCATACTAAAGTTGCCATCTCCTGAACTTGAGAGATCACTTAAAATAAAGGAGAGACTAGAGGCTTCATTGACTCTGAAGAAACTCCTTCTGGTGTTAGTGCTTGCTGGCACTTCTATGGTGATAGCTGATGGGGTTGTTACCCCAGCAATGTCAG TAATGTCTGCTGTTGGTGGTCTGAAGGTTGGAGTTGCTGCAATTGAACAAG ATGAAGTGGTGATGATATCAGTTACCTTTCTTGTAATTTTGTTCAGTGTACAGAAGTTTGGAACAAGTCAAGTAGGACTTGCTGTAGGCCCTGCTTTGTTCATATGGTTTTGTTCTTTAGCAGGCATTGGAATTTACAATCTTATTAAGTATGATGCAAGTGTCTTGAGGGCATTTAATCCCGTTCACATCTATTTGTACTTCAAGAGAAACTCAGTTAACGCCTGGTATGCGCTGGGAGGTTGTCTGTTATGTGCAACAG GGTCTGAAGCAATGTTTGCAGATCTTTGCTACTTTTCTGTACGATCAATTCAG CTTACATTTGTGTTTCTCGTATTGCCTTGCCTGTTGCTGGGTTATTTGGGTCAAGCAGCATACCTTACAGGAAATCTTAATGGTGCCGAGAagcatcctttctttctttcaattCCTA GTGGCATCTTCTGGCCGGTCTTACTGATAGCTAATATTGCTGCCTTGATTGCTAGCCGAGCAATGACAACAGCCACATTTTCGTGCATAAAGCAGTCATCTAATCTTGGTTGTTTCCCTCGTCTTAAAATCATTCACACATCTAAAAGGTTCATGGGCCAGATCTATATTCCTGTCATAAACTGGTTTTTGCTGGTAGGTTGCCTGGTCTTAGTTTGCTCTATGTCAAGCATTAACGAGATTGGAAATGCATATG GTATAGCTGAGCTGGGAGTCATGATGATGACCACTATTTTAGTCACGATTGTCATGCTTCTCATATGGCAGCTAAACATCATAATCGTGCTGAGTTTTGTGGTTTTCTTCCTGGGTTTGGAATTGACTTTTTTCTCGTCAGTTTTATGGAGTGTGACAGATGGAAGTTGGGTAATATTGGTTTTTGCTGTCATAATGTTTGTCATTATGTACATTTGGAATCATGGTAGCAAGCTTAAGTATGAAACTGAAGTGGAGCGAAAACTGCCAATGGATTTGATGCGAGAAATAGGCTGCAATCTTGGAACAATCAGAGCTCCTGGCATTGGCTTGCTTTACAATGAGCTGGCGAAAGGAGTACCAGCTATATTCGGTCATTTTATAACCACACTCCCTGCTATCCACTCCATGATCATCTTTGTCTGCATAAAATATGTCCCTGTTCCTGTGGTCCCTCAGAATGAAAGATTCTTTTTCAGGCGAATCTGCCCCAAAAGTTACCATCTGTTTCGGTGTATTGCTAG GTATGGTTACAAGGATGTCCGTAAGGAAAATCACCAGGCATTTGAGCAGCTGCTGATCGAGAGTCTTGAGAAGTTCATTCGTCGGGAAGCTCAGCAAAGGCAATTGGAAAGTGATGGTGACGAAGACGCAGATTCCGAGGAGGATACATCTTTCTCAAGAGTTCTCGTAGATCCTAATGGAAGTGTTTACTCACTTGGTGTTCCTCTGCTGGCTGAGTTTAGGGGCTCCAGCAATTCCATTTCAGAAGCAAGCATTTCTGAAGAGGTAAACCCCAGCTCCCCTGCAAGTCCATTGATATCTGATGCCGAGCATAGTCTAGAAAGGGAGCTATCTTTTATACGGCAGGCTAAGGAATCTGGGGTAGTTTATCTTCTCGGACATGGAGACATTAGGGCTAGAAAAGATTCTTGGTTTATAAAGAAACTGGTTATAAATTACTTCTATGCTTTCTTGAGAAAGAACTGCAGGAGGGGTATTGCAAATTTGAGCGTGCCGCATTCACATCTTATTCAGGTGGGCATGACTTACATGGTTTAA
- the LOC108457893 gene encoding copper-transporting ATPase PAA1, chloroplastic-like yields the protein MESTLSTLPSAFTPFSFSKPLNPKSPLFSFSQSPLLGHVAVLSYSFPLRTISSIPKRLHRRLECVSSGTGGEFGGNDGSSGGGGGGGGEGTGGGDSKAKLGAGVVDDLSALSPDVIILNVGGMMCGGCASSVKKILESQPQVSSATVDLKTATAMVWPVSEAKAVPNWQKELGEALAKQLTSSGFESELRVAGEEAIGDVSPQ from the exons ATGGAATCAACACTTTCAACATTACCCTCCGCTTTTACTCCATTCTCCTTTTCtaaacccctaaaccctaaatccccTTTGTTCTCTTTCTCTCAGTCTCCACTCCTTGGCCATGTCGCCGTCCTTTCTTATTCTTTTCCTCTAAGGACTATCTCCTCCATTCCCAAACGCCTACACCGCCGTTTGGAGTGCGTCTCTTCTGGTACCGGCGGCGAATTTGGTGGAAATGATGGGAGTAGCGGCGGCGGTGGCGGTGGCGGCGGGGAAGGAACGGGTGGAGGTGATTCGAAGGCGAAATTGGGAGCTGGAGTGGTTGACGATCTCTCTGCCTTGTCTCCCGATGTTATCATTCTTAATGTTGGG GGAATGATGTGCGGCGGGTGTGCTTCGAGTGTGAAGAAAATACTAGAAAGTCAA CCCCAAGTCTCTTCCGCGACCGTCGATCTTAAAACGGCGACGGCAATGGTGTGGCCTGTTTCCGAAGCCAAGGCTGTACCCAATTGGCAAAAGGAATTGGGGGAGGCATTAGCTAAACAGTTGACTAGTTCTGGTTTCGAATCTGAGCTTCGAG TGGCAGGTGAGGAAGCTATTGGAGATGTCTCaccacaataa
- the LOC108457892 gene encoding ubiquinol oxidase, mitochondrial, translated as MNRFVLRSVKQCLVNGQRYYGSGGGGGGMVYGSALVGRSVHLSGQRNGVMFGGFEWRRMMSSAPASMEKAPSEKKEQEKEEMKGKDVVASSYWGISRPTITREDGTVWPWNCFMPWETYKADVSIDLKKHHVPKNFLDKLAYKTVKFLRIPVDLFFQRRYGCHAMMLETVAAVPGMVGGMLLHLKSLRKFQQSGGWIKALLEEAENERMHLMTIVELVKPKWYERLLVLAVQGVFFNGFFVLYLSSPKLAHRFVGYLEEEAVFSYTEYLESIESGETENVPAPAIAIDYWRLPKDARLKDVITVIRADEAHHRDINHFASDIQFQGKELREAPAPIGYH; from the exons atgAATCGTTTTGTATTAAGGTCAGTGAAGCAATGTCTGGTCAACGGCCAGAGGTACTACGGAAGCGGCGGCGGCGGCGGCGGAATGGTGTATGGATCCGCCTTGGTTGGGAGGAGCGTGCACTTGAGCGGACAGCGAAATGGAGTGATGTTTGGTGGGTTTGAGTGGCGAAGGATGATGAGCTCTGCTCCTGCTTCAATGGAGAAAGCGCCTTCGGAGAAGAAGGAACAGGAGAAGGAAGAGATGAAAGGGAAAGACGTAGTTGCGTCAAGTTATTGGGGGATTTCAAGGCCTACGATCACCAGAGAGGATGGCACCGTTTGGCCCTGGAACTGTTTCATG CCATGGGAAACGTACAAGGCAGATGTTTCAATTGATTTGAAAAAACACCATGTGCCAAAGAACTTCCTGGATAAATTAGCTTACAAAACAGTCAAATTTCTTCGAATTCCTGTAGATCTGTTCTTCCAG AGACGTTATGGCTGTCATGCAATGATGCTGGAAACAGTGGCGGCAGTCCCCGGCATGGTTGGCGGGATGCTTCTGCATCTCAAGTCTCTCCGTAAGTTCCAGCAAAGTGGTGGATGGATTAAAGCCTTACTTGAAGAAGCAGAGAATGAGAGGATGCATTTGATGACGATTGTGGAGCTCGTGAAACCCAAGTGGTACGAAAGGTTACTTGTTCTAGCTGTGCAGGGAGTGTTCTTTAATGGCTTCTTTGTTCTTTATCTGAGCTCCCCAAAATTGGCGCATAGATTTGTTGGGTATTTGGAAGAGGAAGCAGTTTTCTCCTACACCGAGTATTTGGAATCAATCGAAAGTGGTGAAACAGAAAATGTTCCAGCCCCTGCCATTGCCATAGATTACTGGAGGTTGCCTAAAGATGCCAGACTCAAGGATGTTATAACCGTGATTCGCGCTGACGAAGCTCATCATAGGGATATTAATCATTTCGCTTCT GATATTCAATTTCAGGGAAAGGAATTAAGGGAGGCACCCGCTCCAATTGGTTATCATTAA